From Venturia canescens isolate UGA chromosome 3, ASM1945775v1, whole genome shotgun sequence:
tccgagaatccaggcatccaaggaaataggcaattcaccgtccacgggctatgggatcgagacgtcgccgagtcgatccgagagtccgcgctacgggaaccccaaagattttgaggataggtgtagtattgctgaggctgatgtattgagagaggtccgagttggttctttagccagggagaactatctgccgaatgagtcgcgcagcgcttcttatacccgtgtccccaccataagattctcgagcgccgagaatctccgttttcgctcggttctgcgcacctttctgtaacgcctactctgattggcccgttgccatgattcacgctcgcccgttggtcgagcgggctaacatacgatgcgcggactaccgctttttatgatttacagcttattgcgattttcaacaatagaaacttcaatctgatcaaatattatttaatttccttcattttttaacattattaGTTGTTCTAATATGATtagtaaaattataatcgctaaaagtcacgtacgcgtcctatagcccatcgacgctctgctcgcgcatgcgtcggagtcgatttttacatttttcacatgtgattgttttttatactattaatttgacttgtgatcattttcCTTAGACTCCtgttatttttctgtaaattttgatcgtatttacatgctcgggcgacttgaaataacaaaaatgtaaaaagaattaatctcgataaaatatagcgcggcgaagttcagagcggcgccggtagccccgctcgggctcatgcctaccggcccaagatggccgccacctgtcaataacgacgagcgtggtcgccgcgatgttttgtccgcgatcttaCAATCGCGaagtttcgttaatttcgacgggctcgggccgtcgcgcgagtgtttcgtcacaaatgccccccagaacaaaaaaatctaagaatTAGAGATTTTTTGTTCTCCAATCTTAGTTTAATAAGATAACAATTTAAAatgcttaaaaatttgaatattcggAAATCGGAAATGGAGTTTTTGAAAGGGAAAGATGACGCGTTGATCCTGGGGATGAATGGATTTGATGATCTTGATATTCTCGATGTTCTCGATGTTCTCGACGTTTTTCGATGTTCTCGACGTTTTTCACTAATTTGGAGGATCGCCGAGGACACGTTCTCGTCGATAGGCATACCAGTTACCAgctgctttttcttcctctatcAGGTCCTGCATCTCCTCTGGAGAGATCATCCCGATGTCATCGTTTAAACAACACTCGTATGTCCCTTCTCTTGCAAACTCTTCAAGAACGAGTCGATCTCCCAAGTTATCGTTGTGCGGCAGTGTGAATAACCGAACCTCATGTGCCTCCTTGGTAGGGTGTTCAGAAACAATCTTGATCTtgactcttttttcttccaaggCCCGTTGGTAGTAGAGGCACACAGTTTCCTCCCATCGTTCTCCCAAAAATGGTTTAATTCCCGATAGGTAACCTCTCGATGAAAAGGGTGGAGCCACAAGGAACGCATGCGGAAGGGCACTCAAATCAAAAACTGGATGCATAAGCGTTGTTCCTCGATCGATGAATCTCAATGTGGCTTCACTGTCCTCGTATCCCATCAATTCCACGCGATGGGCTACACTGCCGATTTCCAAAGCGTAGTGATTACCAATCTGATAACCTGGCCTTTGCATATGCCCCATTCGGTTGACGTGCGCCCCAAGCTCGTATTCGAAGTCGCACAGCTcccaatatttcgttttggttGTAAATGTGAAGTtcgttggatttttgaaatccaaGATGATGCACTCCATGGTCCCTTCCCACGTACCAGGCCACGGAGTAGGCGTTGGTACTCCAGGAATGTTGTGGATCCTCATTTTGAAAGATATTTCGATGTTGCTCAGGATGAACTAGCTGATTTCTCTATGTTGAAACTTTCTTGTTGCCGATGTCGTTGTTGACGATCAGGTAGACTTGCCGATGTTGCTAGCAGCTGGACCGGAGCTGGAATGACGCTCCGGAGTCCGCTGCTCCGACTCTTATACCCAACTTCAATCCCCACTCTTTTCACACTCCCcactcttttcattttcagtcCATATTACCCCCTCTTCACTTTTACAGTCTCTTATTCGTCCATATTACCCCCACTTCACTTTTACAGTCTCTTATTCGTCCATATTACCCCCACTTCACTGCTTAGTCCTTATTCACTCTTCTgtccatcatttttcatccccACTTCCATTTCTCTTCCCTTATTTCCCTTTCCGAttcgtttttccttatttttcagtGTTACAGGTAAGTACTTAATTTCTAACATTTctaatttttacaattatttctaatctttttcttttcttttcaggaCATCGGATCTAGACGAGTAAGTATTCGCATTTATtgccaaattcaaaaatttttctcttttcttttgcaGGCTAGCGCGTTCCAGGACATCGGTTTCTCATCAGGTAAGTAAGGTgatttattctattttctaATTAAACTTTCcttaattatattttctatttttcaggtTCAGCATTCTCAGGACATCGCTTCTCTATGGTAAGTAATTTTCGCGTTTTCTAATTTAAATTTCAATGctgttttttacttttgttctTCTTTTTCAGGCGCAGACTTTCCCGAGTCATCGCAGGTAagtatttttatgcttttcagGTGCAGAGAATCCAGAGGACAACGATAGGATGCTTATTTTCAggttaaagaataaaaaacaccGGAGACTTTAGAGGAAAATAGAATAACGTCTTTTATTGCGTTTCGACTGATTTTGACGttttaaacaaaataaaataataaaacataaCAAAAATAAGGATATTTGAGATCCTGTATCACAAAcaactaaaaaataaataaaaaaaatatagaggaTTTATAATCCTTGTAATTTTGCATTTATGCAATATTAAAGGAGCTAAGattatatttcaatatttcctgcCTGCAATTCTCGCATCATTCTCTGTCTCACTTGAGGCATATCGTTCTGGGTGAAATCCATTTCTCCTCCGAAGATCTCGTTTCGGGCGTACATGCAAACGAATACTCCACAATCGTACCCGTTTGTTTGGCGAGGGATGTCTTGTTTCGTTGCCAGATGCCATTCTTCCTTGATTATCGGCTTCTCTTCTTTTTGCCCTGCTTCCTTGATTAAATATTGGAGAAGAGTCTCCAAATATCTgggattttttcctttaaaaCTATCATAATAAATGAtggttttattttcgaaattgatgaTGGCGAGGCACCAATGGTTTCCCAAATGCACGGGAACAAGCACCTTGTCATATTTGAAGATGTTAATCTTCTTCGTCCATCTTCTCACTGCCTCATAGCCATTCAGATGCAGTCttgggaagaaaaatgaactCATCGCGTATACCCGTTGTCCGAAAGTTCTCTCCTTGCTGATCAAATCAAAATATGAATTGATGATCTCGTCGTTCAGCCATCTTGTCCCTTCCAACGTTTGCAGATCTTCCTCTTTTACTTTTCTTGTGCTTTGTTGTCCATTgttatcatttttctttcccttcttTTCGTTGTTGATTTCGTTGTCATTGTCTTCTTCGtctcccttttttattttctttacttGCTTTTCCCCGTCATTGCTTGTCCTTTTCCTCTTGTTTTCGTTGTTGTCATTCTTGTTTTCTATGTTCTCCTTGTCTTTTCTTTCTGCCTCCTCCTTTATCCTCTTTGTTTCTTGTTgtccattgttttcgtttctttttctcttcttctcgttCACATCCTTGTTGTTAACTTTTTCTCCTGTGTTTtctttgtcttttttctttgtctcctccttctttttttcgttgtcgTTGTTCTTGTCGTTCTCCTTGTCGTCCTCAATCCATACAAACTCTCCTGGTCCCCATTTCTTCCATTCTTCCCCCTTGTCCTCAACTTCCCTTATGGGTGAAAGGATGGCCGGCACTTTAAATGCCTCCCTCACTTCGATCAAATCCCACTGGCGTTGGATGTATCGAAGGAGTAGGTCCCGATTCGACCTCCGTGATTCTTCCACCTCAATCACGTGGAGCATCCATTCCGTCTGCATCCCCTTTTCCTTTGTTGAAGACGCGGTTTGCGTCTTCACATCCCTCGTCTTTTTATTCGACGCAATTGGGCAAAACACCGCAATAATGGCGACGTCTTCCTCATCCTTCCTTCCCTTTATCTCCCTCACTATCTCCACCTCCTTATCCTCTTTCACCCATTCTCCCTTTCCTCCGTCTGTTTGTTGGGCGAAGCTCTTTCGCCCAACTTCAGTCTGTGTGCTTGCGTCCATCTTGTTCCTATATCCGTCCAGAAAATTCTCCCGCTCATTTTTCCTATCTTTGATTCTCTTATTATCTACTtactttttcgtcattcctcATGCTTAGTACGCCTAAATCTGTaatttttacctttttctCGCCTAAAAATTCCAAAGTCCCTCTGAATTCTCGTACTTTTTGATTTTCGCTCGAGAAACCACGTCCGTCTCGTTCGAGTGTCCGTTGTCGAATGACGACTTGACATGGCGGCCGGACCTCGCTAACGCTCGTGAGTTCGGCTGCTAACAGCGCCACTCGCCGATCGTGGATACTTCGGGAACTAATGCCTAAAACTTCGTTCTCATGAACTTCCGGTCGTGCCGAAAGCATGACGCAATCGCAAACTTCtcaaattgtttttcggtTGTTTAAATGAATCTTATTGTTAATTAACTTGAACAGTCGAGTAATTATGGCTCTCTAATGCAATATTTACCCTTTTTTGTAATgtctttgaaatttctaataaaaatgagttttgtCATTGTTTATTGCTCTTATTGCTAACAAAATGCCTCAGTATTGtgattctttcttttccttccattattattaaattttctcgagtttttatgcgtttttctgatttttaaaTAGTCCCGTAGAAGAAATACGGATGGAGGGTGCGTAACGGTTTTGTACGACGCTTgacgtgaaattttgaaatttttattgtaatttggcaattttttgcaTTGGAATCGTTTggaaatgatatgaaaagattTGTTACATAGTTAATTTAAATACATCCCGGTAATTTCACTCGGAATcagcaaatttcatcaatttttgtatttcttgAGATTCGCGGCATGGTACATCCCTCTTTCTACTTCTGTTTCCggattttcaagaataaaCGTTGCAGTAGCTATTTGCTTTTTAATCCTATATGGTCCCtcgtaaattgaaaagaattttgccatttttttgttaactgGATCGCTTACATTGCACGCTTTTGCCAGAACTAGGTCGCCCtcattgaaattaattaatttatgcTTCTGATCAAATTTTCGAGCTCTTTCCCTGCCTTTTCTCACTATCCTATCTCTGGCAAGCATTAATTTAGCTTCAATCCCTTCTTCCTCATCTAATCGTTCGTCTTTTTCTATCTGTATCCAGTTTCTCCAAATTCTCTGTGGTTTTATATTTCTCTGGATTTCAATGGGTGTCAACTCGGTTGTTTCGTGATGCGTTTCATTCATACAATCTTCTATTACTCGAACCCATTTTAGCCAATCTGTGTGCTTATCAGTCAAAAATGTTCTGAAAAATCTCCCTATCTCTCTATTAACTCTTTCTACTATATTTCCCTGAGGATGacgaatagaagaaaaaactggCTGAATCCCCTCACTGGCTAATTTCCCTAACCATAATCGTGAAGTGAATTGTGTGCCATGGTCAAATTGCAATTTCCTTGGTTTGCCGAATTCCGGAATGTAgtggttaaaaattttattgattgttgcCGGCGCTGTCGCCGCTTTGAGAGGGtacaaaactacaaattttgaaaaagcatcTATTGTTACGAGAATGTGTTTCATTCCACCTTTTGTAACTGGCAAgggaccgaaaaaatcgatcgacacaatatctcccggtccctccggaatgatattttgctgtgccGCATAAGAATGCTGGTTAGGAACTTTATTTCTCTGACAAGAATCGCATGAACCAAGAATTTGTCTGATTATGCGGTATAATCTCGGGTAAGTGAaatcttcttttattattttccatacTTTTTTCGCGCCTACATGACCATACATTTTATGTGTTTCAGATACGAGAAGATGGAGGATCTCTCGCGGCAAAACTACTTTCCAGGACtcgaaatttacttttttcaataaaatgttattttttattcgatatttttcgtcttGTTCATTTTGTATCCTCTCCCTAATTTCCCTGATCTTATCTTCTCTTTCTTGCCAAAGTCCTACCTGTCTGATCATTTGTTCTAACTCCTGCGAAGGTTTTATTGCCAACATTGTACTAATGAccaattcttttcctttccgccCCCCAGCATCTGGTGGATTTAATCGACTCAAGACATCCGCTACTACATTTCTATTTCCCGGACAAAACTCGAATTCTATGTCGTAGTCTTGAATGGCGAGAATCCATCTCGTTAATCTCTCGTTTaataattgacaattttttaagaaagtgaTGGCTCGATGATCAGTAATCACTTTAATTTTTGCTCCGAGCAAATaagttctgaatttttttaaagaccAGATAATCGCGAGCAATTCCTTTTCTGTTG
This genomic window contains:
- the LOC122408017 gene encoding sentrin-specific protease-like, whose product is MDASTQTEVGRKSFAQQTDGGKGEWVKEDKEVEIVREIKGRKDEEDVAIIAVFCPIASNKKTRDVKTQTASSTKEKGMQTEWMLHVIEVEESRRSNRDLLLRYIQRQWDLIEVREAFKVPAILSPIREVEDKGEEWKKWGPGEFVWIEDDKENDKNNDNEKKKEETKKKDKENTGEKVNNKDVNEKKRKRNENNGQQETKRIKEEAERKDKENIENKNDNNENKRKRTSNDGEKQVKKIKKGDEEDNDNEINNEKKGKKNDNNGQQSTRKVKEEDLQTLEGTRWLNDEIINSYFDLISKERTFGQRVYAMSSFFFPRLHLNGYEAVRRWTKKINIFKYDKVLVPVHLGNHWCLAIINFENKTIIYYDSFKGKNPRYLETLLQYLIKEAGQKEEKPIIKEEWHLATKQDIPRQTNGYDCGVFVCMYARNEIFGGEMDFTQNDMPQVRQRMMRELQAGNIEI